A DNA window from Thioalkalivibrio sp. XN279 contains the following coding sequences:
- the rplL gene encoding 50S ribosomal protein L7/L12 produces the protein MAVSREEIIEVLSNMSVLEVTQLVSELEEKWGVSAAAPVAVAAAGPAAEAAAAEEKTEFDVVMTSFGANKVGVIKAIRTITGLGLKEAKDMVEGVPATVKEGVSKDEADGIKKQLEEAGASVEVK, from the coding sequence ATGGCTGTTTCGCGTGAAGAAATCATTGAAGTACTGAGCAACATGAGCGTCCTCGAGGTCACCCAGCTGGTGTCCGAACTCGAGGAGAAGTGGGGCGTGTCCGCCGCGGCGCCGGTCGCCGTTGCCGCTGCCGGCCCCGCTGCCGAGGCCGCTGCCGCCGAAGAGAAGACCGAGTTCGACGTGGTCATGACCAGCTTCGGCGCCAACAAGGTCGGCGTCATCAAGGCGATCCGCACCATCACCGGCCTGGGACTGAAGGAAGCCAAGGACATGGTGGAGGGCGTGCCCGCCACCGTGAAGGAAGGCGTCTCGAAGGACGAGGCCGACGGCATCAAGAAGCAGCTCGAAGAGGCCGGCGCCAGCGTCGAGGTCAAGTAA
- the rpoB gene encoding DNA-directed RNA polymerase subunit beta, with amino-acid sequence MAYSFTEKKRIRKDFGKRPTILEVPYLLSIQVDSYRKFLQTDLPVSSREEVGLHAAFKSVFPIVSYSGNAALEYVSYRLGDPPFDVKECQVRGLTYSAPLRVKVRLVIYDKEASGTPKPVKDIREQEVYLGELPLMTDNGTFVVNGTERVIVSQLHRSPGVFFDHDRGKTHSSGKLLFSARVIPYRGSWLDFEFDPKDCLFARIDRRRKLPVTILLRALGYTEEEMLALFFETNEFLLGEQIELKLIPERLKGETASFDIMIGDELVVAEGKRITALHVRKLAAAGVDTLPVPVDYLEGKVLAHDVVDEKSGELLAKANDELTIDSIGKLVKSGIKSIRTLWVNDLDRGPYLSQTLRIDPTSTPLEALVEIYRMMRPGEPPTREAAENLFHNLFFNAERYDLSGVGRMKFNRRVDRDSTTGPGILYDGHYFSTRKDEESKKLFAEFGKDDPAATSDIIAVLRTLCDIRNGSGTVDDIDHLGNRRVRSVGEMAENAFRIGLVRVERAVKERLTLAESEGLMPQEMINAKPVAAAVKEFFGSSQLSQFMDQNNPLSEVTHKRRVSALGPGGLTRERAGFEVRDVHPTHYGRVCPIETPEGPNIGLINSLSVYARTNEYGFLETPYRKVDNGKVTTQIDYLSAIEESQYVIAQANAELGPKGEFTSDLVSCRHRNEFSMETPDRIQYMDVSPKQIVSVAASLIPFLEHDDANRALMGSNMQRQAVPTLRADTPLVGTGMERAVAKDSGVTEVARRGGVVDSVDASRIVVRVHDHETTADEAGVDIYNLTKYQRSNQNTCINQRPLVKEGDVIEAGDVLADGPSTNMGELALGQNLLVAFMPWHGYNFEDSILISERVVQEDRFTTIHIEELTCVARDTKLGPEEITADIPNVGESALGNLDEAGIAYIGAEVCAGDILVGKVTPKGETQLTPEEKLLRAIFGEKASDVKDTSLRVPPGMDGTVIDVRVFTRDGVEKDSRALSIERQEIERVRKDLDDTLRILEDDIYDRVEKMLVGKKAAGGPNKLKADSTITKAYLAELARDKWFEIRPKNEDAATQLERMKERLGEQRQEFDKRLEEKRGKITQGDDLAPGVLKMVKVYLAVKRRVQPGDKMAGRHGNKGVISTIVPLEDMPHLEDGTPVDIVLNPLGVPSRMNVGQVLETHLGWAARGLGLKIGRMLDDQGNVKELRSFLDEVYNKSGGKGEQIDSLTDDEVLELSGNLRGGVPMATPVFDGAAEDEIKGLLRLAGLPESGQTTLIDGRTGEAFDRPVTVGYMYMLKLNHLVDDKMHARSTGPYSLVTQQPLGGKAQFGGQRFGEMEVWALEAYGASYTLQEMLTVKSDDVQGRTRMYKNIVDGTHQMVAGMPESFNVLVKEIRSLAINIELEQE; translated from the coding sequence ATGGCGTATTCCTTTACCGAGAAGAAGCGTATCCGCAAGGACTTCGGCAAGCGTCCGACGATTCTTGAGGTGCCCTACCTGCTTTCCATCCAGGTCGACTCCTACCGGAAGTTCCTGCAAACGGATCTGCCGGTATCCAGTCGCGAAGAGGTCGGCCTGCATGCCGCCTTCAAGAGCGTGTTCCCGATCGTCAGTTACTCGGGCAACGCCGCCCTGGAGTACGTCAGCTATCGCCTCGGCGATCCGCCCTTTGACGTCAAGGAATGCCAGGTCCGCGGCCTGACCTACTCTGCGCCCCTGCGCGTGAAGGTCCGCCTGGTCATTTACGACAAGGAGGCCTCGGGAACGCCGAAGCCGGTCAAGGACATCCGCGAGCAGGAGGTCTATCTCGGCGAGCTGCCGCTGATGACCGACAACGGCACCTTCGTGGTGAACGGCACCGAGCGCGTCATCGTGTCGCAGCTGCACCGCTCGCCCGGCGTGTTCTTCGATCACGACCGCGGCAAGACCCACAGCTCGGGCAAGCTGCTGTTCTCCGCGCGCGTCATCCCCTACCGCGGCTCCTGGCTGGACTTCGAGTTCGACCCCAAGGACTGCCTGTTCGCGCGCATCGACCGTCGGCGCAAGCTGCCGGTGACCATCCTGCTGCGCGCCCTCGGCTACACCGAGGAGGAGATGCTGGCGCTGTTCTTCGAGACCAACGAGTTCCTGCTCGGCGAGCAGATCGAGCTCAAGCTGATCCCGGAGCGCCTCAAGGGCGAGACCGCCAGCTTCGACATCATGATCGGCGACGAGCTGGTCGTGGCCGAGGGCAAGCGCATCACGGCGCTGCATGTGCGCAAGCTGGCCGCGGCCGGCGTGGACACGCTGCCGGTGCCGGTCGATTACCTCGAGGGCAAGGTCCTCGCGCACGATGTCGTAGACGAGAAGTCGGGCGAGCTGCTGGCCAAGGCCAACGACGAGCTCACCATCGACAGCATCGGCAAGCTGGTGAAGTCCGGCATCAAGTCGATCCGCACCCTGTGGGTCAACGACCTGGATCGCGGTCCGTACCTGTCGCAGACCCTGCGCATCGATCCCACCAGCACGCCGCTGGAGGCGCTGGTCGAGATCTACCGCATGATGCGCCCGGGCGAGCCGCCGACTCGCGAGGCCGCCGAGAACCTGTTCCACAACCTGTTCTTCAACGCCGAGCGCTACGACCTGTCGGGCGTCGGCCGCATGAAGTTCAACCGCCGCGTGGATCGCGACAGCACCACGGGCCCGGGCATCCTGTATGACGGCCACTACTTCTCCACCCGCAAGGACGAGGAGTCGAAGAAGCTGTTTGCCGAGTTCGGCAAGGACGACCCGGCCGCCACCTCGGACATCATCGCCGTGCTGCGCACCCTGTGCGACATCCGCAACGGCAGCGGCACCGTGGACGACATCGACCACCTCGGCAACCGGCGCGTGCGCAGCGTCGGCGAAATGGCCGAGAACGCCTTCCGCATCGGCCTGGTGCGCGTCGAGCGCGCCGTCAAGGAGCGCCTGACGCTGGCCGAGTCCGAGGGGCTGATGCCGCAGGAAATGATCAACGCCAAGCCGGTGGCCGCGGCGGTGAAGGAGTTCTTCGGCTCCTCGCAGCTGTCGCAGTTCATGGACCAGAACAACCCGCTGTCCGAGGTGACGCACAAGCGCCGCGTCTCGGCCCTGGGGCCTGGCGGCCTGACGCGCGAGCGCGCCGGCTTCGAGGTGCGCGACGTGCACCCGACCCATTACGGCCGCGTGTGCCCGATCGAGACCCCGGAAGGCCCGAACATCGGTCTCATCAACTCGCTCTCGGTGTATGCCCGCACCAACGAGTACGGCTTCCTCGAGACGCCGTACCGCAAGGTCGACAACGGCAAGGTCACGACGCAGATCGACTACCTCTCCGCCATCGAGGAGAGCCAGTACGTCATCGCCCAGGCCAATGCCGAACTGGGGCCGAAGGGCGAGTTCACCAGCGACCTGGTGTCCTGCCGCCATCGCAACGAGTTCAGCATGGAGACGCCCGACCGCATCCAGTACATGGACGTGTCGCCGAAGCAGATCGTCTCCGTGGCGGCCTCGCTGATCCCCTTCCTCGAGCACGACGACGCCAACCGCGCCCTGATGGGTTCGAACATGCAGCGCCAGGCGGTGCCGACGCTGCGCGCCGACACGCCGCTGGTGGGCACGGGCATGGAGCGCGCCGTGGCCAAGGACTCGGGCGTGACCGAGGTGGCGCGCCGCGGCGGCGTGGTGGACTCCGTGGACGCCTCGCGCATCGTGGTGCGCGTGCACGACCATGAGACCACCGCCGACGAGGCCGGTGTGGACATCTACAACCTGACCAAGTACCAGCGTTCGAACCAGAACACCTGCATCAACCAGCGTCCGCTGGTGAAGGAAGGCGACGTCATCGAGGCCGGCGACGTGCTGGCCGACGGCCCGTCGACCAACATGGGCGAGCTGGCGCTGGGCCAGAACCTGCTGGTGGCTTTCATGCCCTGGCACGGCTACAACTTCGAGGATTCCATCCTCATCTCCGAGCGGGTGGTGCAGGAAGACCGTTTCACCACCATCCACATCGAGGAACTGACCTGCGTCGCCCGTGACACCAAGCTCGGGCCGGAGGAGATCACCGCCGACATCCCGAACGTGGGCGAGTCGGCGCTGGGCAACCTCGACGAGGCGGGCATCGCCTACATCGGCGCCGAGGTGTGCGCGGGTGACATCCTGGTCGGCAAGGTCACGCCCAAGGGCGAGACCCAGCTGACCCCGGAGGAGAAGCTGCTTCGGGCGATCTTCGGCGAGAAGGCCTCCGACGTGAAGGACACGTCGCTGCGCGTCCCGCCCGGCATGGACGGCACCGTCATCGACGTGCGCGTGTTCACCCGCGACGGCGTGGAGAAGGACTCCCGTGCCCTGTCCATCGAGCGGCAGGAGATCGAACGGGTGCGCAAGGACCTGGACGACACGCTGCGCATCCTCGAGGACGACATCTACGACCGCGTCGAGAAGATGCTGGTGGGCAAGAAAGCCGCGGGCGGCCCGAACAAGCTCAAGGCCGACAGCACCATCACCAAGGCCTACCTGGCCGAGCTGGCGCGTGACAAGTGGTTCGAGATCCGGCCCAAGAACGAAGACGCCGCGACCCAGCTGGAGCGCATGAAGGAGCGCCTGGGCGAGCAGCGCCAGGAGTTCGACAAGCGTCTCGAAGAGAAGCGCGGCAAGATCACCCAGGGCGACGACCTTGCCCCGGGCGTGCTGAAGATGGTCAAGGTCTACCTGGCCGTGAAGCGTCGCGTGCAGCCGGGCGACAAGATGGCGGGGCGCCACGGTAACAAGGGCGTCATCTCCACCATCGTGCCGCTGGAAGACATGCCGCACCTCGAGGACGGCACCCCGGTCGACATCGTGCTCAACCCCCTGGGCGTGCCCTCGCGCATGAACGTCGGCCAGGTGCTCGAGACGCATCTCGGCTGGGCGGCGCGGGGCCTGGGCCTGAAGATCGGGCGCATGCTCGACGACCAGGGCAACGTCAAGGAGCTGCGCAGCTTCCTCGACGAGGTCTACAACAAGAGCGGCGGCAAGGGCGAGCAGATCGATTCGCTCACCGACGACGAGGTGCTGGAGCTTTCCGGCAACCTGCGCGGCGGCGTGCCGATGGCGACGCCGGTGTTCGACGGCGCGGCCGAGGACGAGATCAAGGGCCTGCTGCGACTCGCCGGGCTGCCGGAGTCGGGCCAGACGACGCTCATCGACGGCCGTACGGGCGAAGCTTTCGACCGCCCGGTCACCGTCGGCTACATGTACATGCTGAAGCTGAACCACCTGGTCGACGACAAGATGCATGCACGTTCCACCGGCCCCTACAGCCTGGTCACCCAGCAGCCGCTGGGCGGCAAGGCCCAGTTCGGCGGCCAGCGCTTCGGCGAGATGGAGGTGTGGGCGCTCGAGGCCTACGGCGCTTCCTACACGCTGCAGGAAATGCTCACCGTCAAGTCGGACGACGTCCAGGGCCGCACGCGGATGTACAAGAACATCGTCGACGGCACCCACCAGATGGTGGCGGGCATGCCCGAGTCGTTCAACGTGCTGGTGAAGGAGATCCGCTCGCTGGCGATCAACATCGAGCTGGAGCAGGAGTAA